TGCTGCAGCGTCAACCCCTGCTGCTGGCGGATGGCCCTCAGCCGCGCCCCGAGGCGCTTCTGGTAGTCAGTGGCCACGTTCACTTCTCCTCCTGCCGCAGCCCCCGTCGAGGGCTGTGACGATCACGGACCGTGTCGGTCGGTCTCTCTCAGCGTTCAACTCTAACACAGAGTCACGTCCGACAGAAACACGTTCCGTACAGGGTTCTGCGCGCTGGGGGTGGTCGACCGCCCCCTGTCCGGGCGGACGAGGGGCACGGAGGGAACCTGAGCCCGATGCGCTCAAGACGGGGGGACGGCGTTTGCACCGTGGTCCGAGGAGTGCTAACGTGCTCCGTGCTGGCACTCATCGCCAACGAGTGCCAGGGACCCAGACCACGTACATCCCCACGTACACCGACACCTGGAGCCCGGCACCGGCGCACGGTCATCGAACGACCGCGCCGGGTGCGCCGGACAAGGAGGAGCAACACATGGCGACCGCTACCAAGGTTGCACTGAAGCCGCTGGAGGACCGCGTCGTCGTGCAGGCGAACGAGGCCGAGCAGACCACCGCCAGCGGTCTCGTGATCCCCGACACCGCCAAGGAGAAGCCGCAGGAGGGCACGGTCGTCGCCGTGGGCCCCGGTCGCGTCGGCGACGACAACGAGCGGATCCCCATGGAGGTCGCCGAGGGCGACACGATCATCTACTCCAAGTACGGCGGGACCGAGATCAAGCTGGGCGGCGAGGAGTACATCATCCTCAGCGCCCGCGACATCCTCGCCAAGGTCGAGAAGTAGGAAGAGGTAGAGAACACATGGCCAAGCAGCTGAAGTTCCACGAGGACGCGCGCCGCAAGCTCGAGTCGGGTGTCAACCAGCTCGCCGACGCGGTCAAGGTGACCCTCGGCCCCAAGGGCCGCAACGTGGTCCTCGAGAAGAAGTGGGGCGCCCCCACCATCACCAAGGACGGCGTCACCGTCGCGCGCGAGATCGAGCTGGAGGACGCCTACGAGAACATGGGCGCCCAGCTCGTCAAGGAGGTCGCGACCAAGACCAACGACGTCGCCGGTGACGGCACCACCACCGCCACGGTCCTGGCCCAGGCCATGATCAAGGAGGGCCTGCGCAACGTCGCAGCCGGTGCCAACCCGACCATGCTGCAGCGCGGCATGCAGTCGGCCGTCGAGCGCGTCGTCGAGAAGATCGGCGAGCTCGCCCGGGACATCGAGACCCAGGACGAGATCACCAACGTCGCCGCCATCTCCGCCAACAACGACGAGGGCGTCGGCCAGGTCATCGCCGAGGCGATGGACAAGGTCGGCAAGGACGGCGTGATCACCGTCGAGGAGTCCCAGACCTTCGGGCTGGAGCTCGACTTCGTCGAGGGCATGCAGTTCGACAAGGGCTACATCAGCCCGTACATGGTCACCGACACCGACCGCATGGAGGCGGTGTTCGAGGACCCCTACATCCTCATCGCGAACCAGAAGATCGGCTCGGTCCAGGACCTGCTGCCGGTCCTCGAGAAGGTCATGCAGGCCGGCAAGCCGCTGGTCATCATCGCCGAGGACCTCGAAGGCGAGGCCCTGGCGACCCTGGTGGTCAACAAGATCCGCGGGACCTTCCAGTCCGCCGCGGTCAAGGCCCCCGGCTTCGGTGACCGCCGCAAGGCCATGCTGCAGGACATCGCGATCCTGACCGGTGGCCAGGTCATCTCCGAGGAGGTCGGCCTGAAGCTGGACGGCGTCACGCTGGACCTGCTGGGCCGCGCCCGCAAGGTGACGATCACCAAGGACAACACCACGATCGTCGAGGGGAACGGCTCCCAGGAGGACATCGACGGCCGGATCAAGCAGATCAAGGGCGAGATCGACAACACCGACTCGGACTGGGACCGCGAGAAGCTCCAGGAGCGCCTCGCCAAGCTGTCCGGCGGCGTCGCCGTCGTCAAGGTCGGCGCGGCCACCGAGGTCGAGCTCAAGGAGAAGAAGCACCGCATCGAGGACGCCCTGTCCGCGACCCGCGCCGCGGTCGAGGAGGGCATCGTCGGCGGTGGCGGCACCGCGCTCATCCAGGCGGCCTCCGCGCTCGACAAGCTGGACCTCGAGGGTGACTACCTGACCGGTGCGAACATCGTGAAGGCCGCCCTGAGCTCGCCGCTGTACTGGATCGCCACCAACGCGGGCCTCGAGGGCTCCGTCGTGGTCGAGAAGGTCCGCAACCTCGAGCCGGGGCAGGGCCTCAACGCCCTCACCGGCGAGTACGGCGACCTGATCTCCGCCGGCATCGTCGACCCCGCCAAGGTCACCCGGTCGGCCCTGCAGAACGCCGCGTCCATCGCCGGCATCCTGCTGACCACCGAGTCCCTGATCGCTGACAAGCCCGAGCCCAAGGAGGCCGCGGGCGCCGGTGGCGGTCACGACCACGGCATGGGCGGGATGGACTTCTAGGTCCAGCCACCCAGGCACGCACACCTCGAAGGGGCGCCCACCGGGCGCCCCTTCGTCATGTCCGCGAACAGAACCGGAACACGTCATCGACAGGGGGGCGGCCGAGCCGTACCGTCACGCGCTCCGCACGCCGCCCGGCGGCGGACCCTACGCAGTTGGAGGTCCGGTTGAAGCTGTTCAGAACCCTCGCGATCGCGTGCCTGGTGGTGTCCCTCATCACGCCGGCCGCCGCCGCGGACCCCGAGTACCAGATCGTCGACGGCGAGCCGGCCGCCGACGGCGCCTACCCCTGGATGGCCGCGTTCCTCTTCGACGGCGGACAGGGCTGCGGAGCATCGGTCATCGCACCCCAGTGGATCCTCACCGCAGCGCACTGCGTCCTCGACGACCGCGGCCAGCCGGCGGTCTCCGTCGACCAGGTCTCCTTCGCCGTCGACACGACGAACTGGACCGAGGGCGGCCAGGTGCTGACCGCTGCCGAGATCATCGCCCACCCCTCCTACGACCCCCTCACGACCAACAACGACGTCGCGCTGGTCCGGACCAACGAGGCGGCGCAGGTCACCCCGGTCGCCCTGGCGGGCACCGGCGAGGCGGCCCTGGAGGCGCCCCCCACCGTCGCCCGGGTCATCGGCTACGGCGCCCTCGGCACCGACCGCGAGGGGTCCGAGCAGCTGCTCCAGGTCGACGTCGACGTCCGCGACGATGCCGTCTGCGCGCCGTTCTGGCCCCAGTGGGAGGACCTGACCATGCTGTGCGCCGGCAACCCGACCGAGGACTCGGCCGACCCCGGCCGCGACTCCTGCCAGGGCGACTCAGGCGGCCCGCTCTTCGTCGAGCGCGACAGCGGCCCGGTCCAGATCGGCATCGTCTCCTACGGCGGCGAGTGCGGCGTCGGCTCACCCGGCGTCTACGCCCAGGTGTCGACCTTCAGGCAGTGGATCGACGGCATCGTCGGCGGCCAGGTCCAACCCGACCAACCCGACCCCGGCCCGGCCGGCGAGCAGCCCGACGGCGCGGCCGCCGACCCCCTCCGCGTCGGCGGGGACGACCCGGTCGCCAACGCCATCGCCATGTCCCAGCTGATCTTCCAGGGCGACGCGTCCTTCGGCGTGCTCGCCGCCTCGGCGAACTTCCCCGACGCCCTCGGCGGCTCGGCGCTGGCGTCCTACCACGGGCCGCTCCTGTACGTCGACGCCGCCGGGCAGCTCGGACCGGCGACGCTCGCCGAGTTCCAGCGCACCGTCCCCGCCGGCGGGGTCATCTACATCCTCGGGGGCGTGGCCGCGGTCAGCGCCGAGGCCGAGCAGCAGCTCATCGCCGACGGCTTCGAGGTCGTCCGGCTGGGCGGCTCCGGACGCCAGGAGACCGCCCGGCTGGTCGCCGAGGAGGTCATCGCCACCGTCAACGGGGGCGAGGTGCCGCCGTTCGACTCCGTCATCGTCGCCTACGAGGGCAACTGGCCCGACGCGGTAGCCGTCGGCCAGATCTCGGCGTGGTTCGGCATCCCCGTGCTGCTGACCCCGACCGACACCCTCGGCGGCCCCGCCGCGGAGTACCTGTCCACCTACCAGCCGACCACCGTGATGGTCCTCGGCGGCGACGCCGTGATCGGCCAGGCGGTGCGCGACGAGATCGAGGCCATCACCGGCCCCGACACCCTCATCGAGCTGCAGGGCCCGAGCCGGATCGCCACGAGCGCCGACATCACGGTGTTCAACCGCTACGAGCTGTTCCCGCTGAACGCGGAGATCTTCGAGTTCAGCGGCGAGCCGATCACCGAGCCGGAGGTCGTCCTCGCCGTGAACCTGCGGCGCGACGACGCGTTCGCGCACGTGCTCGCCGCCTCCCAGGTCGTCGGCAACGTCGGTGGGGTGTTCGCCCCGCTCGAGGGTGACGGCAGCGCGGTCGAGCAGTCGGTCCTCGACTCCATCTGCGGCCTCGACGCCGAGGTCATCGCCATCGGGAGCACGAGCCTGGTGGCCGACGCCGCCCTCGCGCCGCTCCAGGCCGCCTCCGCCGGCCAGGGGTGCGCCGCGGGCTGACAGGAGCACACGACCCGCTGGGGGCGTCCGCCGGACGCCCCCGGCGCGGTCCTGCTAGGGCAGGCGGCCGACGTGCGCCATCGCGCGGCGGATCAGGATGTCCTGGCCCCCGGACATCTCGGTCGCCACGAGCGGCGACGTGGCGTCCTCGACGGTCAGCCAGGAGAACTCGAGGGCGTCCTGGGAGGGGGCGCACTCCCCGGTGACCGGGACGATGAACACCAGGCTCACCGCGTGCTGGCGGATGTCGCTGAACCCGGTGCGCTCGGGCGTGGGGAAGTACTCGGCGATCGTGAACGGCGCGACCTCCGCCGGGAGGAGCGGGTCGGCCTCCGGCCCGAGGTCCTTGGTCAGGTGGCGCCACAGCGCCTCGCGGACCGTCTCGCCGTACAGCACCCGGCCGCTCACGATCGCGCGTGACACCGAGCCATCGGGTCGGGGCCGCAGCAGCAACCCGACCTTCTCGACCTCTCCGAGGTGGTTGGCGCGGACGGGGATCGCCTCGACGTACACCGTCGGCACCCGTTCTCGCACGTACGCCAGCTCCTCCTCCTCGAGCCAGCTGGCGGCGGTCTCAAGGATGTCGGCATCGCTCACGGACTACGTCGCCCCACTCTCGCTGGTCGGTCTCGGGAGGCCCGCAGTGTGGCACGGGTGTCCCTGCGGGCGCACCCGCGGGCTAGGGTTCACCGCACATGACCCGTCCCGACGTGCACCTGCGGTGCGCCGTCCCCACCGCAGATGGCTGAGCCGAAGGCCACGACCGCCCCGTCCCTCGGGCGCGACGCGCTCAGCGGGCGCCTCGAGCGGGCGCTGAGCAGCCTCGACGGCGTCGAGGGTCCGACCGTCGAGTGGAAGCGCGCGTGGATGTTGACCGCGCTCGGCCGCTACGGGGAGGCGCTCGACGCCTGCGCGGCGGCCAAGGCGGGGACGCCCGTCCTCCAGGCCAGCGCCCTCATGACCGAGGCGATGCTGTACCGCCAGATCGCCCTGCACGCCCGGGCGGAGGAGGCCGACGAGGCCGCCCTCGAGGTCATGCGGGCCGATCGGGTCCGCTCCGCCCCGGTCCGCGCGGCCATCCGCATCGGCCAGGTCGCCGACGCGGTCGGCCTGGGGATGGAGCGGACGGTGCTGAGCCGCCGCCTCCAGGTGGCCTCGGCGGCCGTCACCGCCGCGGGGTCCTGGCGCCAGGGCGTCCGGCTCACCTGGGTCCGCGGGGAGGTGCTCATGGTCACCGGCGCGTACGCCCGGGCCGCACGGGTCTTCGCGTCCGGCGCGAAGGTCGCGAGCGAGCAGGGCGCCAGGCGGCACCACGCCAAGTCCCTCATCTTCCTGGCCGCGTCCCGGGCGGCCAGCGGCGATCGCACCGAGGCGCGGCGCATGGCCGAGCGCGGCCTCCAGCTGGCGGCGCGGTGCGGTGCCGCCCCCCTGATCTGGCCGGCCGAGCTGATCCTCGCCGAGGTCGACCCCGACGGCGCCGACCGCCACCTCGCCCGGGCCCGCCAGTTCGCCGGCGGCGTCCTCGACACCCTCCCCGACCCGCTGCGGGCCGAGGCCCTGCGCCGCCCCCCGGCGGACTGGCTGGTTGGGGAGGTGGCCGACGCCGCCGCGGAGGGGTTGTACCGTGGCGCCGGCCCCGCCACGGACGCCTGATCCCCGCGATCTTGGACCGGTGCCCGACCATGCCCACCCCGGTCACGATCGGTCCACCCATCCCCGCTCCCGTCCCGTCCGGTTTGACCGGACCCGCCCCCCGTAGTTGGCTGGCGCGGCCACATGCCTGACCCCTCCGCAGAGGTGCGCGACCTCGACCTCGCCGCGCTCGCCGCCCGCCTGGCCGCGATCGTGGACGCCGACCGCCTGCTCGGGGTCCTCCTGGACCACGCCGCGGAGGTCACCGGTGCGACCGGCGCGGCGGTGCTCGAGCGGTCGGCCCTGGACGGGCTGGTCAGGATCGCCGACCGGGACTCGAGCCTCGGGGAGCAGCTGTCGATCGGCGACGTGCGAGCGTCCCTCTGGGGCGTGCTGCTCGGCCGGACCCAGCTCCGCTGGAGCCGTCGCGACGACGCGCCGCGGCCCTTCCGGGAGGTCGAGCGCTGGGACCGCGGGGCGGTGGTCCGCATCGCGTCGCGCCGCGGCCCGACGAAGCTGCTCGCGGTCGGCGGACCCGACCTCGACGAGGACGTCGACCTCCGCCACCTCCAGGCGATGGCGGACATCGCGGCCCCGTCGATCGAGAGCCTCGAGCTCGCCAGCGCCAGCCGCCGCTCCCAGGCGCTGCTGCGCGGCGTGACCGAGCTGGCCGGCAACCTCGGCGCCGCCGTCAGCCCGACCCAGCTGCTCGAGGCCATCACCTCGGGGCTCGTCCGCCTCGACGGCATCGCCGGTGCCCGGGTGTGGGCCGCCGCGGACGTCCAGGACCCCTCACCGGTGGTCGTGGCCGGCGTCGAGGAGGGCGCGCGGCTGTCCGGCCGCAGCATCGAGGGTCGGGTCCGCCGCCTGCTCGACCCGCGGACAGGGCCGGCGGTCCGGTCGCTGGTGGAGAGCCCCGCCCGCATCGAGCCCGACGGCCCGCTCGTCACGCTCATGGCCCTGTCCACCGATCCGCCGCGTGCCCTCGGCATCCTGCACCACCAGCCCCTCGACGAGCTCTCCCAGGGCGTCCTCGCGTCGCTGGTCACCGCCTCCGGCCCGGCGATGCGCGAGGTGGAGATGGCCGCCGAGCGGCGCACGCTGCTGAGCGGCTACACCCGCGCGCTCCGCCCGAGCACCCGACCCGAGGGCGTGGAGCTGGCCGTCGAGCACCACCCGAACACGAGCGCCCCGGGCTCCTTCGGCGGGGACTTCTACGACTGGTTCACCGCGGGGGAGGACCAGGCGATCGTCGCCCTCGGCGACGTGTCCGGGAAGGGGATCAACGCCGCGAGCGCAGCCAGCATGGTCGTGTGGTCGCTCCGGGCCATCGGCGGGCGCGGCGCCCACCCGACGGTCATCAGCCACCTGCTGAACGGCGTCGTCGCCCGCGAGCTCGACGTCGACCGCTTCGTCACCCTGGCCCTGCTCGCGGTGGACACGACCACCTGGGAGAGCCAGCTGCTCCTGGCCGGCCACCCCTCCCCCCTGCTGGTGGCCGGCGGGGACGTGACCGTCGTGGAGTCCTCCCCGGCCCCACCCCTCGGCGTCGACGCGGTCAACTCCGCCGCCCCGCCGGTGGTCTTCGCGCTCGATCGCGGGCAGGCCCTGGTCCTCTTCACCGACGGGGTGACCGACGCGACCGACGCGACCGGCGAGCGGTACGGGATCGATCGCCTCCGCGCCCGCGCCGAGCGCCTGACCGCCGTGCCGACCTGGAGCGCGAAGACCCTGGCCGCGGGCCTGTGGCACAGCGTGCATGCTTGGGCGGGTGGCCCCCCCGACGACGACTGCGCGATCCTCGTCGTCCGCCGCCCGGAGTAGCCGCCACGTCGTCACCGCCCTGGGGCTCGTCCTGGTCCTCACGGCGTGCGTCCCACCCCTCCCCGACGAGCCCCGTGCCGGCCGGCCACCGGTCGCCTCACCCGCTGCCACGGCCGCCCCGGTCGCCACCCCCGGCGTCGCCCCGGTGCGGGGCGCCGCCCGCGAGTCCGTGGGCGGGCCCGCCGTCGACCTGGCCGAGACGACGCTCGACCTGGCGCGCCGCGTCGACTTCCTGCGCCACGAGGTGCCGCGCGGCCGG
Above is a window of Euzebya sp. DNA encoding:
- a CDS encoding PP2C family protein-serine/threonine phosphatase, with translation MPDPSAEVRDLDLAALAARLAAIVDADRLLGVLLDHAAEVTGATGAAVLERSALDGLVRIADRDSSLGEQLSIGDVRASLWGVLLGRTQLRWSRRDDAPRPFREVERWDRGAVVRIASRRGPTKLLAVGGPDLDEDVDLRHLQAMADIAAPSIESLELASASRRSQALLRGVTELAGNLGAAVSPTQLLEAITSGLVRLDGIAGARVWAAADVQDPSPVVVAGVEEGARLSGRSIEGRVRRLLDPRTGPAVRSLVESPARIEPDGPLVTLMALSTDPPRALGILHHQPLDELSQGVLASLVTASGPAMREVEMAAERRTLLSGYTRALRPSTRPEGVELAVEHHPNTSAPGSFGGDFYDWFTAGEDQAIVALGDVSGKGINAASAASMVVWSLRAIGGRGAHPTVISHLLNGVVARELDVDRFVTLALLAVDTTTWESQLLLAGHPSPLLVAGGDVTVVESSPAPPLGVDAVNSAAPPVVFALDRGQALVLFTDGVTDATDATGERYGIDRLRARAERLTAVPTWSAKTLAAGLWHSVHAWAGGPPDDDCAILVVRRPE
- a CDS encoding DUF4916 domain-containing protein; this encodes MSDADILETAASWLEEEELAYVRERVPTVYVEAIPVRANHLGEVEKVGLLLRPRPDGSVSRAIVSGRVLYGETVREALWRHLTKDLGPEADPLLPAEVAPFTIAEYFPTPERTGFSDIRQHAVSLVFIVPVTGECAPSQDALEFSWLTVEDATSPLVATEMSGGQDILIRRAMAHVGRLP
- the groES gene encoding co-chaperone GroES yields the protein MATATKVALKPLEDRVVVQANEAEQTTASGLVIPDTAKEKPQEGTVVAVGPGRVGDDNERIPMEVAEGDTIIYSKYGGTEIKLGGEEYIILSARDILAKVEK
- a CDS encoding trypsin-like serine protease, producing MKLFRTLAIACLVVSLITPAAAADPEYQIVDGEPAADGAYPWMAAFLFDGGQGCGASVIAPQWILTAAHCVLDDRGQPAVSVDQVSFAVDTTNWTEGGQVLTAAEIIAHPSYDPLTTNNDVALVRTNEAAQVTPVALAGTGEAALEAPPTVARVIGYGALGTDREGSEQLLQVDVDVRDDAVCAPFWPQWEDLTMLCAGNPTEDSADPGRDSCQGDSGGPLFVERDSGPVQIGIVSYGGECGVGSPGVYAQVSTFRQWIDGIVGGQVQPDQPDPGPAGEQPDGAAADPLRVGGDDPVANAIAMSQLIFQGDASFGVLAASANFPDALGGSALASYHGPLLYVDAAGQLGPATLAEFQRTVPAGGVIYILGGVAAVSAEAEQQLIADGFEVVRLGGSGRQETARLVAEEVIATVNGGEVPPFDSVIVAYEGNWPDAVAVGQISAWFGIPVLLTPTDTLGGPAAEYLSTYQPTTVMVLGGDAVIGQAVRDEIEAITGPDTLIELQGPSRIATSADITVFNRYELFPLNAEIFEFSGEPITEPEVVLAVNLRRDDAFAHVLAASQVVGNVGGVFAPLEGDGSAVEQSVLDSICGLDAEVIAIGSTSLVADAALAPLQAASAGQGCAAG
- the groL gene encoding chaperonin GroEL (60 kDa chaperone family; promotes refolding of misfolded polypeptides especially under stressful conditions; forms two stacked rings of heptamers to form a barrel-shaped 14mer; ends can be capped by GroES; misfolded proteins enter the barrel where they are refolded when GroES binds); translated protein: MAKQLKFHEDARRKLESGVNQLADAVKVTLGPKGRNVVLEKKWGAPTITKDGVTVAREIELEDAYENMGAQLVKEVATKTNDVAGDGTTTATVLAQAMIKEGLRNVAAGANPTMLQRGMQSAVERVVEKIGELARDIETQDEITNVAAISANNDEGVGQVIAEAMDKVGKDGVITVEESQTFGLELDFVEGMQFDKGYISPYMVTDTDRMEAVFEDPYILIANQKIGSVQDLLPVLEKVMQAGKPLVIIAEDLEGEALATLVVNKIRGTFQSAAVKAPGFGDRRKAMLQDIAILTGGQVISEEVGLKLDGVTLDLLGRARKVTITKDNTTIVEGNGSQEDIDGRIKQIKGEIDNTDSDWDREKLQERLAKLSGGVAVVKVGAATEVELKEKKHRIEDALSATRAAVEEGIVGGGGTALIQAASALDKLDLEGDYLTGANIVKAALSSPLYWIATNAGLEGSVVVEKVRNLEPGQGLNALTGEYGDLISAGIVDPAKVTRSALQNAASIAGILLTTESLIADKPEPKEAAGAGGGHDHGMGGMDF